DNA from Bacteroidetes bacterium SB0662_bin_6:
GGTTGTTTTTTCTTCGGCCTCGGTCCACCGGCGCGTCGTTCCCAGGAAGATATCTATCCCGCCGGCCTCCTCTACCCGGAGAAATTCCAAAACCTCTTCAAGCGAGAGGGGCGTTTCTTGGATGTTTATCCAGGCCGAATCGTTCGATATCCCGGTCATCTCATCCTCCACTGACGGGGGTAATGAGGGCCACCTCGTCTCCTGCCTGTACCATATGTTTTTTGGGCACGTACTCCTGATTGACCGCAATGCGTACAAGCGGAAGCATAGGACGAATGGAAGGATATGTCGTAGCCAGCCTTTCGAGAAGCACACCGGCGGATACGGCTTCTCCGGGATCGAGATACAAGGTGGTCGCATCGACCCCTGCCCGT
Protein-coding regions in this window:
- a CDS encoding MoaD/ThiS family protein, whose protein sequence is MGDTKPQGVQVLLFSVIRERAGVDATTLYLDPGEAVSAGVLLERLATTYPSIRPMLPLVRIAVNQEYVPKKHMVQAGDEVALITPVSGG